The Flavobacterium sp. IMCC34852 genome contains the following window.
TTTTACAAGGTGCACCCTATATTTTGACTTTCCATGAGACCTTAACCGATGCACAACAGGGTAATACCCCAATTGACACGAGTGTTCTTTATAACAATATCAATCCTTTTGTACAAATATTATACGTAAGAGCGGTTGACCCTTTAACGGGATGTTGGAGCGTTATTCCAATAGAACTAAACGTTAACCCAAGTCCAATAGCCCCGGTTGATTTAGATGACATTGTAGTTTGTGATGATGATAACAATACCCAAGATGCCATTACCAGTATTGATTTGACTGTCAATACAGCTAGTATCTTGGCCCAACAACCTTTGGCTGCAAGTAATTATACTGTTGAGTATTACACCTCTCAAACGGCTGCCCAGGATGGAATTGCCCCGATTATCAATGTGACCAATTATACGGCTATGAACAACCAAACTATTTGGGTTAGAGTAGAAGATAATACCACGGGTTGTTTCAATATAGGTTCATTTGATGTTATCATCAATATTCCATTGTTACTAACCACACCTGCACCACTGAGTGTTTGTGATAATGATACCGATCCGAATAATCAATACCACAGTTTTGATTTAACGGTAAAAGATGCTGAGATCACCCAAGGATTATCAGGTTATACAGTAACGTATTACCCATCATTATCAGAAGCCCAAGCCGGAGGAGCAACCACCATAACAGATTTTACGGCTTATACCAATATATTTCCGGCGGTTCAAACCTTAGGCGTTTTGGTAACCAGCGCAGCGGGTTGTCAAAGCATTACGACTTTAGACATTAGAGTATTACCGGTACCAACACCGAACACCGACCCGAATCCTTTAGCACCACTATGTGATGACAACAATCCGGGAGATATGGTTGAAGTTTTTGATGTAACGGTAAATGCGGCTTATATCATTAACGGCGCCACGAATGTTACCTTGACTTACTATACCAATGAGGCAGATGCTCATGCTGCTCAGTTCCCGATAGCCGACCCGACTCAGGCTTTGGTAGGCGATAATGTTTGGATTAGAGTAGAGAACAACCAAGTGGATTATTTGGGTAATAACTGTTATGTATTGGTGGAACAACCCTTAACGGTTAATCCTTTACCTGAAGTCATCCAACCTTTGGCACCATACAGAATGTGTGATGACAATACCGACGGTATTGCACAGTTTGATTTGACCAACCCAATCTTGGCCACCGCCATTTTGGGTGCGAACCAAAGCCCGGCTGATTTTACCATTACGTATTATCTAACAGCAGCAGGAGCCAATCCTTTTACCAATACAGGAGAGACACCACTGGTATCTCCGTATACTAATATTACCCCAGATGCGCAAGATATTTACATCAGAGTAGTGAACAATGCTACAGGTTGTGTTAATGCAACGGGAGTACTGACTTTGGCAGTGGAGGAATATGCTACGGCAACAGGAGCGCAAGAGTTTTCACAATGTGATGATTACAACGACCCATATGATGGGGTATTCCAATTGGATTTAACGCAATTCAACACGGCTATTCTCAACGGACAAGACCCGGCTGTTTTCTTGATTAGTTACTACCACAGTCAGGCTGATGCAGAGGCAGGGATTAATGCTATCCCACTGGCGGAAGCACAAGCTTATATTACCCAACCCGATACGGATCAGATTTGGGTTAAGGTAGAGAACAGCAGCAATAGCATTGTACCATTCTGTTATGCACTGACCACTATTGATATAGAGATAGAGCGTTACCCTAATCCGGTTATTGATACCCAGAATGATGTCACTACGATATGTGTTGACTTCACCACGGGAGAAGTGGTAAGACCACTAGTTTTAGAGAGTGGTATTGTCAACGCTTCGGATTATACTTTTGAGTGGTATGAGGATGGCAACTTAATTGTAGGTGCTACGGGTTCAACGTATACGGTAAACACTTCTTCACCAACGGGTGCTACCAGAAACTACCATGTACGAGTGATAAGCAATAGTGATTTATTGTGTGAGACTACCTCGGCAGACTTCCCGGTGATACAATCAGGACAGGCGGTTATAGCATCAGGGACAGTAGGTTATACGGTAACCAATGCCTTTACGGATAGTCAAATTATTACGGTTACTGTTGAAGGTTGGGGAACGTATGAATACAGTTTGGATGACGGCCCAAGACAATCGAGCAATATCTTTGAAGGGGTTTCTTTAGGTGAGCATGTGATACATGTTTGGGATACCGAAGGAGGAGTAGCGTTTAGTTGTGAAGAGCTGACGATAGATCAAGTGATGGTGATAGATTACCCACGTTATTTTACACCAAACGGAGACGGTATCCACGATGCTTGGAATATTGTTGGATTATCAAATTTTGCGGAGCAAACCACGATATACATTTTTGATCGTTACGGTAAGTTGTTGAAACAATTGAGTGCGAGTGACCAAAGCGAAGGATGGGACGGAACTTACAATGGAAAGTTATTGCCTTCGGATGATTATTGGTTCACGGTAGATTTCCCTGAACAAGGCAAGATGAAGCAGTTTAAAGCGCATTTCACATTGAAACGATAGACCAACAGATATATAAGCCACTCAAGCGAGTGGCTTTTTTATGATAGAAAATCAATGCGTCTAATTAGCCCCGATTGCAGTGGCACCTTGTAGAGCGGAAAGCGGGAGCAGGAGTGTAAGAAAGCGGTATAGGTGTGCTCCTAAAAAAATAGTCTCTTTTGATTAGGATTACCTTCGGTGATCCCATACTGAGGAACCCTAAACAAAGAAAACCTGCGGCTGCTACTCAGCCTTGTTTTTTTATTTTCAATCTGCGCCTAAAAGCAAGCTTTTGTCACATATTGAAAATAAAAAAACCGATTAGTTTTCTAATCGGTTTTCTTTGTGGGCGATGAGATTTGATATTAAGAGGAGGACTGCCGGTGGCAGTCAGGTAGACGAACTTTAGTTCGTAATTGAATAGGATTACCTTCGGTGATCCCATACTGAGGAATCCTGAACAAAGAAAACCTGCGGCTGCTACTCAGCCTTGTTTTTTTATTTTCAATCTGCGCCTAAAAGCAAGCTTTTGTCACATATTGAAAATAAAAAAACCGATTAGTTTCCTAATCGGTTTTCTTTGTGGGCGATGAGGGATTCGAACCCCCGACCCTCTCGGTGTAAACGAGATGCTCTGAACCAACTGAGCTAATCGCCCGTCTTGCGCTTGATTGCGAGTGCAAATATAGACCGTTTTTTTGATTCTGCAAATTAAAATGAAAAAAAATTACAAAATTTCTGCAACTACAAAAGTACTTCCGCCTACATAAATTAAGTCATTGACCGTTGCGTTTTTTGTAGTGTTCGCATAAGCATTTGAAACAGAATTATATATTTCACCTTTAAGTTCAAAATCTGCGGCTTTTGTTGCCAAAATTTCAGCTTCTAAACCGCGTGGGATATTGGGTTTACAGAAATAATATTTCGCGTTTTTTGGGAATAGCGGCAGAATTTCTTCCAGATTTTTATCATTCACTACACCTAAAACGATATGCAGTGTGTCAAATTTTTCCTTTTTCAATTGGTTTAAAACAATGGACAATCCATGAGCATTGTGAGCCGTGTCGCAAATTATTTTTGGGTTTTCTCCTAATTGTTGCCAACGACCTTGAAGATTGGTATTCTCAATTACCTTCAAAAAGCCTTTTTTAATCGCTTCTTCGGAAACTGAAAGCAATTGTTTTTCTTGTAATACTTTCAAAGTTTGTAAAACCGTTTTTTTATTGTAAAACTGATAATCGCCTAATAGGGCTGATGGATAGTTTTCATGGGTCAAATCGGAGGCAAAATAGATTTCGGAATTCGTTTCCTTGGCTTTGGTTTCAAAAACTGATTTGGTTTCTGTAACATATTCGCCAATCACTACAGGAATATTTGGTTTAATGATACCTGCTTTTTCAAAGGCTATGGCTTCGAGTGAATTGCCTAAAAACTGAGTATGGTCTAATCCAATATTGGTAATCACAGAAATCAACGGTGTGATGATGTTAGTTGAATCCAATCTTCCGCCCATACCGACTTCAATAATGTTGATGTCTGTTTTTTGTTTGACAAAATATTCGAAAGCCAGTCCGACGCTCATTTCAAAAAAACTCAATTGATGGGCTTCAAAAAATGATTTGTTATTGTTGATAAAGTCACAAACATAGTCTTCCGAAATAGGTTTCCCGTTGATGGCAATTCGTTCGCGGTAATCTTTTAAGTGTGGCGAAGTGTACAACCCAACTTTATAGCCGGCTTCCTGTAAAACCGAAGCGAGTAGGTGTGAAGTTGAGCCTTTGCCGTTGGTTCCGGCTACGTGTATGCACTTCAAATGCTTTTCAGGATTGCCTAAATGATTGGCTAATAAAACCGTGTTGGTGATGTCTTTTCTATAAGCTGTGGCACCCTGAGTTTGGTACATCGGTAATTGATTAAACATCCAATCCAAGGTTTCTTTATAGTTCATAATTTTAGGAAAAAATAATTTTGATATACTTTTTTAATTTTTTTTTCGTTGTATATTGTGATGCCCGTAAGGTCAATACAAATTTGAAATTATTTTCAGAATTAATAGCCCAAAATTTAATAAATATGATTAGTACATTTTTACAGTTGCAAGTTGATACTTTAGCGCAAGCCATTCCAACTGCTGACACTGCAAATGCAGCTCTAACCAACGAAGTTTCTGTTTTAGAGTTTATTTTCAAAGGAGGACTTTTCCTGATTCCGATTGCGCTTTTGCTTTTTTATACGTTGTATATCATTTTTGAACGTTATATCTACATTCACAAAGCCGCAAAAATCGACAATCATTTGATGTCGGATGTACGCAATCATTTGAACAATGCCAATATTGATATGGCTGTTATGGCTGCCGAAAGAAGCGGAACAGCTCAAGGGAATATCTTAAAAGAAGGTGTACTTACTATTGGAAGACACATCAATGAAATTGAATCCAATATGGAGCGTGCCGCCAATATCGAAATTGGTTATATGGAAAGAAGATTAGGTCAATTGGGTTTGATTGCAGGTATTGCACCAACCTTAGGATTTATCGGTACGATTTCCGGGGTAATTAAAATTTTCTACAGCATTTCGGTAACCGAAGACATCAGTATAGGGAATATATCCGGAGGTTTATACGAAAAGATGATTAGTAGTGGTGCCGGACTTATCGTAGGGATTATTGCCTATGCCGCTTATCACTTGTTTAACGGGAAGATTGACGGTTTCTCTTTGTCGATTCAAAAACAAGTATTAGAATTTGTAAACATAATTCAAAGACCAAATGGCCATAAAGCGAAATAAACGATTTCATGCAGAAGTCGCGACCTCTTCGTTAAGCGACATTATGTTCTTCTTATTGTTGTTTTTCTTAATTATCTCGACCTTGGCAAATCCGAATGTTATCCGAATGACATTGCCGAAATCGAAAACGAATGAGAAAACCAACAAACAATTAATCACGCTTTCGGTGACGGAAGAGAAACGATTTTTTGTCGATAAAGAGGAAGTAGATTTTGGTCAATTAGAAGACAAACTTTTGTCCAAAATGGATCCCGAAAAGCAACAAACGGTTGTGATTAGAATTCCGGCCACTATGCAAGTCCAAGACTTGGTAGATGTGCTGCAAATAGGTGTTAAGAACAAACTTAAGTTCGTTATCGCCACGAGTCCGAATTAAAATTAAATTATAATGAAAATAAAAACGTTGCTGTTGATGGCTTTTATTTCAGCCTCAACATTTGCCCAAGACACCGAATTCAAGTTTTCCAAAGAAGGTTTGACCGATTTTATCGTAACGACTTATGAAGGCTCGGCTAAAGATACCTACAACCTGACTTTGGCTTGGGTTAAAGAAAACAGTAAAAAAGGGTATAAAGTAGTTTCTTCTGTAGAAGGAGAAAAAATAACGGTTGAAGGCGGAAAAGAGAATTTCCTTTGCAGTAAAGCCGGTGGAACTACTGTTTGTACATATGCTACTTTTACTATTGAAATCA
Protein-coding sequences here:
- a CDS encoding bifunctional folylpolyglutamate synthase/dihydrofolate synthase, translated to MNYKETLDWMFNQLPMYQTQGATAYRKDITNTVLLANHLGNPEKHLKCIHVAGTNGKGSTSHLLASVLQEAGYKVGLYTSPHLKDYRERIAINGKPISEDYVCDFINNNKSFFEAHQLSFFEMSVGLAFEYFVKQKTDINIIEVGMGGRLDSTNIITPLISVITNIGLDHTQFLGNSLEAIAFEKAGIIKPNIPVVIGEYVTETKSVFETKAKETNSEIYFASDLTHENYPSALLGDYQFYNKKTVLQTLKVLQEKQLLSVSEEAIKKGFLKVIENTNLQGRWQQLGENPKIICDTAHNAHGLSIVLNQLKKEKFDTLHIVLGVVNDKNLEEILPLFPKNAKYYFCKPNIPRGLEAEILATKAADFELKGEIYNSVSNAYANTTKNATVNDLIYVGGSTFVVAEIL
- a CDS encoding MotA/TolQ/ExbB proton channel family protein, giving the protein MSTFLQLQVDTLAQAIPTADTANAALTNEVSVLEFIFKGGLFLIPIALLLFYTLYIIFERYIYIHKAAKIDNHLMSDVRNHLNNANIDMAVMAAERSGTAQGNILKEGVLTIGRHINEIESNMERAANIEIGYMERRLGQLGLIAGIAPTLGFIGTISGVIKIFYSISVTEDISIGNISGGLYEKMISSGAGLIVGIIAYAAYHLFNGKIDGFSLSIQKQVLEFVNIIQRPNGHKAK
- a CDS encoding ExbD/TolR family protein encodes the protein MAIKRNKRFHAEVATSSLSDIMFFLLLFFLIISTLANPNVIRMTLPKSKTNEKTNKQLITLSVTEEKRFFVDKEEVDFGQLEDKLLSKMDPEKQQTVVIRIPATMQVQDLVDVLQIGVKNKLKFVIATSPN